In the genome of Magnolia sinica isolate HGM2019 chromosome 2, MsV1, whole genome shotgun sequence, one region contains:
- the LOC131227472 gene encoding GDSL esterase/lipase At1g71250 isoform X1: MSLKIKRNMEKPSSRLVSAIARFHWFVAIFIFMHCSVGAHGSNQVPAMFVFGDSLVDVGNNNFLNSLAKANYFPYGIDYYQGATGRFCNGRTIVDFLGDLLGVPSLPAYADPNTFGRRILSGVNYASAAGGILDETGSYFGDRFSLNQQVLNFENTLNDLRNQMDSRTLGTYLAKSIVFMVLGSNDYLNNYLLPSMYSSSYTYTPQQYADLLLNHYARQLVALYSLGLRKFMLTGVGPLGCIPNQLATGVHAPGRCVDYVNQIVGPYNTGLRSLVQQLNQNHPGAIFAYGNTYGTFADMLNNPSAYGFSVWDHGCCGIGRNQGQITCLPLAVPCGDRNRYIFWDAFHPTQAANRILAQRAFSGPPSDCYPINLQQMALL; the protein is encoded by the exons ATGTCTTTAAAGATTAAGAGAAACATGGAAAAACCAAGCTCTAGGCTTGTGTCCGCCATTGCTCGATTTCATTGGTTTGTAGCCATTTTCATTTTCATGCACTGCTCAGTTGGAGCACATGGTTCGAATCAGGTCCCGGCCATGTTCGTGTTCGGGGACTCGTTGGTCGATGTCGGAAACAATAACTTCCTGAATTCATTAGCCAAGGCTAATTACTTTCCTTATGGGATTGACTACTATCAGGGGGCCACTGGAAGATTCTGTAATGGAAGAACCATAGTAGATTTTTTGG GTGATCTATTGGGTGTACCGAGTCTTCCAGCCTACGCAGACCCTAACACGTTTGGAAGAAGAATACTTAGCGGAGTTAATTATGCTTCAGCAGCCGGTGGCATCCTCGACGAGACCGGCTCCTACTTT GGAGATCGATTCAGCCTCAACCAGCAGGTGCTAAATTTCGAAAACACATTGAATGACTTGAGAAATCAGATGGACAGTAGGACTTTGGGCACATACCTAGCCAAGTCCATAGTGTTCATGGTGCTTGGCAGCAATGACTACCTCAACAACTATCTTTTGCCATCTATGTACTCTTCTAGCTACACATACACCCCTCAGCAATACGCTGACCTTCTCCTCAACCACTACGCCCGCCAGTTAGTG GCACTCTACAGCCTAGGATTAAGGAAGTTCATGCTAACAGGGGTGGGTCCACTTGGTTGCATCCCCAACCAATTAGCGACAGGCGTTCATGCTCCCGGTCGGTGTGTCGACTACGTTAATCAGATCGTTGGACCGTACAACACTGGGCTTAGATCACTGGTACAGCAGTTGAATCAAAACCACCCTGGTGCGATTTTCGCCTATGGTAACACCTACGGAACCTTTGCAGATATGCTCAACAACCCTTCTGCGTACG GTTTTAGCGTGTGGGACCATGGATGTTGTGGCATAGGGAGGAACCAAGGACAAATCACATGCCTTCCCCTCGCAGTCCCATGTGGAGACAGGAACCGCTACATCTTCTGGGATGCCTTCCATCCAACCCAAGCTGCAAACAGAATCCTTGCTCAAAGGGCATTTTCTGGGCCCCCTTCCGATTGCTATCCTATCAATCTGCAACAGATGGCGCTGCTATAA
- the LOC131227472 gene encoding GDSL esterase/lipase At1g71250 isoform X2: protein MSLKIKRNMEKPSSRLVSAIARFHWFVAIFIFMHCSVGAHGSNQVPAMFVFGDSLVDVGNNNFLNSLAKANYFPYGIDYYQGATGRFCNGRTIVDFLGDLLGVPSLPAYADPNTFGRRILSGGDRFSLNQQVLNFENTLNDLRNQMDSRTLGTYLAKSIVFMVLGSNDYLNNYLLPSMYSSSYTYTPQQYADLLLNHYARQLVALYSLGLRKFMLTGVGPLGCIPNQLATGVHAPGRCVDYVNQIVGPYNTGLRSLVQQLNQNHPGAIFAYGNTYGTFADMLNNPSAYGFSVWDHGCCGIGRNQGQITCLPLAVPCGDRNRYIFWDAFHPTQAANRILAQRAFSGPPSDCYPINLQQMALL, encoded by the exons ATGTCTTTAAAGATTAAGAGAAACATGGAAAAACCAAGCTCTAGGCTTGTGTCCGCCATTGCTCGATTTCATTGGTTTGTAGCCATTTTCATTTTCATGCACTGCTCAGTTGGAGCACATGGTTCGAATCAGGTCCCGGCCATGTTCGTGTTCGGGGACTCGTTGGTCGATGTCGGAAACAATAACTTCCTGAATTCATTAGCCAAGGCTAATTACTTTCCTTATGGGATTGACTACTATCAGGGGGCCACTGGAAGATTCTGTAATGGAAGAACCATAGTAGATTTTTTGG GTGATCTATTGGGTGTACCGAGTCTTCCAGCCTACGCAGACCCTAACACGTTTGGAAGAAGAATACTTAGCGGA GGAGATCGATTCAGCCTCAACCAGCAGGTGCTAAATTTCGAAAACACATTGAATGACTTGAGAAATCAGATGGACAGTAGGACTTTGGGCACATACCTAGCCAAGTCCATAGTGTTCATGGTGCTTGGCAGCAATGACTACCTCAACAACTATCTTTTGCCATCTATGTACTCTTCTAGCTACACATACACCCCTCAGCAATACGCTGACCTTCTCCTCAACCACTACGCCCGCCAGTTAGTG GCACTCTACAGCCTAGGATTAAGGAAGTTCATGCTAACAGGGGTGGGTCCACTTGGTTGCATCCCCAACCAATTAGCGACAGGCGTTCATGCTCCCGGTCGGTGTGTCGACTACGTTAATCAGATCGTTGGACCGTACAACACTGGGCTTAGATCACTGGTACAGCAGTTGAATCAAAACCACCCTGGTGCGATTTTCGCCTATGGTAACACCTACGGAACCTTTGCAGATATGCTCAACAACCCTTCTGCGTACG GTTTTAGCGTGTGGGACCATGGATGTTGTGGCATAGGGAGGAACCAAGGACAAATCACATGCCTTCCCCTCGCAGTCCCATGTGGAGACAGGAACCGCTACATCTTCTGGGATGCCTTCCATCCAACCCAAGCTGCAAACAGAATCCTTGCTCAAAGGGCATTTTCTGGGCCCCCTTCCGATTGCTATCCTATCAATCTGCAACAGATGGCGCTGCTATAA